The genome window CGAACAGACTCTTGCGGAGCGGGAGCCTGGTCCGCCGCTGTTCACGACGCACGCGAAGCATTCCGCGCCGGGTCCGTCAGCTTGTAGCCGACACCGAAGACGGTGAGCAGCCGGGCCGGCCGACGGGGTGCGGGTTCGATCTTCTTGCGCAGGTTCATGATGTGCACGTCGACCGTGCGGAAGCTGATGTACCGGTCGAAACCGTGCAGCTCCTCGAGGAGCTGCTGCCGGGTGAAGACCCGGTCGGGCCCGGTCGCCATGGCGGCGAGAATCCGGAACTCACCGGGTGTGCAATCCACGGACCGGCCCTCGACGGACACCTCGTGCCGGTCCGGATCGACGATGAGCGCACCGACCCGCAACGCCTGATCCGCGGCAGGACCGGTGTCCTGACCGCCCCGCCGGCTGCGCCGCAGCAGCGTCCGTACCCGGGCCATCAACTCACGCGGGCTGTACGGCTTGGTCATGTAGTCGTCGGCGCCGAGATCCAGCCCCAGCAGCAGATCGTCCTCGGTGCTGCGGGCCGTCAGCATCAGCACCGGCAGCTCCCGGTGCTCGGCGCGCAGCACACGTACCACGTCCAGACCGTCGGCCCGCGGCATCATCACATCGAGCACCAGCAGATCGGGCTCCCGGTGCCGGACCTCGGCAAGAGCCGCGAGGCCGTCACCGACGACCGTGACCGCGTGCCCCTCGTGCTCCAGGTAGCGGCGTACGAGTTCGGCCTGCATTTCGTCGTCTTCGGCGACTATGACATTTGCGCACACCCGGTGATCGTAGATGACCGGACGGAGCCCACTCATGACACCGGACGAGCGCAGTACGGATGCCCGGTGCGGGCGTCGGCCGCGGTCGGTCCGGCGTCGGCGAGCATCGACGCGTACTCGGAGGAGTGCGAATCGAAGGAGTCTCCGCCGCCGAGGCCTGCGGAGCGTTGGTGGCCGGCGTCGCGGCGGCGAGCGCGGCGGCCAGTGTTGCGCCGGAGATGCGACGGATCACGGGATTCGGCACAGGTTCTCCTGGTACGGGAGGGGGTGGAAAGTGGTGCCGCCCATCAAAGCAGGGGGAGTTACCCGTGGGTAGACATCGGATGTCGCCAGTCTGGCCGAAGCTGAGACGAATGGGCGCCGGCTCTTGCCGCAGGCCCCGCCGACTGGTCTTGTGTACCGCGGGCGGCCTGTTCACATCAGGCAGGCGGGCAACAGCCGGGCAGGCAACAGGCAGGCAAGCAGACGAGCAGGCTCGGCCGAGGCGGGGAGAAACATGGA of Streptomyces sp. NBC_01363 contains these proteins:
- a CDS encoding response regulator transcription factor — translated: MSGLRPVIYDHRVCANVIVAEDDEMQAELVRRYLEHEGHAVTVVGDGLAALAEVRHREPDLLVLDVMMPRADGLDVVRVLRAEHRELPVLMLTARSTEDDLLLGLDLGADDYMTKPYSPRELMARVRTLLRRSRRGGQDTGPAADQALRVGALIVDPDRHEVSVEGRSVDCTPGEFRILAAMATGPDRVFTRQQLLEELHGFDRYISFRTVDVHIMNLRKKIEPAPRRPARLLTVFGVGYKLTDPARNASRAS